One genomic region from Fictibacillus marinisediminis encodes:
- a CDS encoding PDZ domain-containing protein, which yields MDIYVKELLEAIAALFLHPLSYVFVIVAFVIGFKRVKRERKEFKVKVHPVIDNLIQSFFPGLVIGIIFSVVLLGAGVVVPMGMVALIGAMYALLGLTLRTRFLNPAYAIGLASIVALVLPHISTNVDLLDTWLRDIRNTPLDALGILMALLLIQEGILIIWKGSSRTSPRLLKGKRGQYVGAHEATRFWLVPQFFLIPIGAIPEQGDWPIFGLQAVGYSILLVPFAVGFRQLNSHSLPQEAIKATGKQVLALGALIVAIALVGFFTGLPLLAVIAIIGGTLGRELITVINSQRDGSGKPFFTRRNEGLVVLGVVPGTPAAKMGIQVGEVIMKVNGVALNNEREFYRALQINAAFCKLEVLDHKGEIRFSQRSLYENEHHELGLLFVHEVTEKKSVEVS from the coding sequence ATGGATATCTATGTAAAGGAACTGCTTGAGGCCATAGCGGCTCTTTTTTTACATCCACTTTCATACGTGTTTGTGATTGTTGCTTTTGTTATTGGTTTTAAGCGAGTAAAACGGGAACGAAAAGAATTTAAAGTTAAGGTCCACCCTGTGATTGATAATTTGATTCAATCATTTTTTCCTGGTCTTGTTATTGGTATTATTTTTTCAGTTGTTCTGCTCGGCGCCGGTGTCGTCGTTCCGATGGGAATGGTGGCCTTGATCGGCGCAATGTACGCGTTGCTTGGCTTAACACTGAGAACAAGGTTTTTAAACCCGGCTTATGCGATCGGACTCGCATCAATAGTTGCACTTGTTCTCCCGCATATCTCGACAAATGTTGATCTGCTGGATACATGGCTGAGGGATATCCGCAACACACCGCTGGATGCTCTCGGTATTCTAATGGCACTCCTCCTCATTCAGGAAGGGATTCTGATCATCTGGAAAGGGTCAAGCCGAACGTCTCCCCGTCTGTTGAAAGGCAAGAGAGGTCAATACGTGGGTGCGCATGAGGCAACAAGGTTCTGGCTTGTCCCGCAATTTTTCCTCATCCCGATCGGTGCCATTCCTGAACAGGGAGATTGGCCGATCTTCGGACTGCAGGCTGTAGGATACTCCATTCTCCTTGTCCCGTTTGCGGTAGGTTTCCGTCAGCTGAATTCTCATTCGCTTCCACAGGAGGCGATTAAAGCGACCGGAAAACAAGTACTGGCTCTCGGCGCACTTATTGTGGCGATTGCGCTGGTTGGTTTCTTTACTGGCTTGCCGCTGCTTGCGGTTATCGCTATCATTGGCGGAACGCTCGGCCGTGAGCTCATTACCGTCATTAACAGCCAGCGTGATGGGAGCGGCAAGCCATTCTTCACACGCCGGAATGAAGGACTCGTGGTCCTCGGTGTGGTGCCTGGCACCCCGGCTGCCAAGATGGGAATCCAGGTAGGGGAAGTCATCATGAAGGTGAATGGAGTCGCCTTGAATAATGAGCGTGAATTCTACCGTGCATTGCAGATTAATGCAGCCTTTTGTAAACTTGAAGTTCTGGATCATAAAGGAGAGATCCGTTTTTCCCAGCGTTCGCTCTATGAGAATGAACACCATGAACTCGGCTTGCTGTTCGTGCATGAAGTGACAGAAAAGAAGAGTGTGGAAGTTTCGTAA